CCAATCCAGATTCAAATCTCCTAAAATAACCAAAATGTAGCCCAATTTCTGGCAAAACACCGGACATGGCAACCCTGGCTGTATTTAAATGTTGTTTAAGCACAGAGTTGGGTTGGTTCCAATGCGCTCCTCCAGTACAGCACCAGGTGGCGGTAGCACACTTTATGTTTAGCTCTTTTCAGCCAATGAACACAGTCAGCTCTTACTCTGTGGTTCTAGACGCAGTTCTTTCCGGGAAGTGTTGCATGAATGAATCTCCCTCGACGGTCATTCCACCAAAAATGTCAAAGTTGCAGTTGTTGCAAGCGTTTTTCTCTGACCGTTTAACAACAGTGGCCGTAGAGATATCCGTGGCAGCGGGAAAAGCGTTTGCCGAGTACCAGGATGAGATTTTTTGTTCAAAGGAGGAGAATCAACGCCTGCAGAGGCTGCTGGATTCGGTTTTTAATCCCGATGTAAAATTACACAAAGCAGGTAAACGAAAGATTGTTTAAGTAAACCAAGATaaaccacagcctgtcgtttccagtGGGAATAAATTAGTtttagtgggcagaacaagcaaggaggttgtcagagccaagcacgagctagcgagatcctattggcgtgtttTAGCATATATCTGCATATGTCCGTTAGGAAACGCCTacgcgtgtgcaataactaaaTTCGCCTTTGCGCACCTTCTAAACAAcgccatttaaaaaaacatttgaagtgtaaagtctacaaaacttagttatagttatagttacttaacagattatagttttgggaacagaactatattgagataaaatgtttcatctatgagaaaatgtgcagaatctCGGCTAAAACAATCTCGTTCCatcttcacatttatacatccagtgaaatatctgtctcattgttctatctgtgggtAAACTATCAGCAAGCTAtccattaaatcaaatcaaatcacattttattggccacatgcgccgaatacaacaggtgcagacattacagtgaaatgcttacttacagcccttaaccaacagtgcatttatttttaataaaaaagtaaaataaaacaacaacaaaaaagtgttgagaaaaaaagagcagaagtaaaataaaaataacagtagggaggctatatatacagggggtaccggtgcagagtcaatatgcgggggcaccggctagttgaggtagttgaagtaatatgtacatgtgggtagagttaaagtgactttgcataaacaattaacagagtagcagcagcataaaaaatatggggtgggggtgggggggcagtgcaaatagtccgggtagccatgattagctgttcaggagtcttatggcttgggggtagaagctgttgagaagtcttttgacctagacttggcactctggtaccgcttgccgtgcggtagcagagagaacagtctatgactagggtggctggagtctttgacaattttgagggccttcctctgacaccgcctggtatagaggtcctggatggcaggaagcttggccccagtgatgtactgggccgtacgcactaccctctgtagtgccttgcgatcggaggccgagcagttgccataccaggcggtgatgcaaccagtcaggatgctctcgatggtgcagctgtataattttttgaggatctgaggacccatgccaaatcttttcagtctcctgagggggaataggctttgtcgtgaccttttcacgactgtcttggtgtgtttggaccatgatagtttgttggtgatgtggacaccaaagaacttgaagctctcaacctgttccactacagccccgtcgatgagaatgggggcgtgctcagtcctctttattttccctgtagtccacaatcatctcctttgtcttggtcacgttgagggagaggttgttatcctggcaccacacggccaggtctctgacctcctccctataggctgtctcatcgttgtcggtgatcaggcctaccactgttgtgtcttcggcaaacttaatgatggtgttggagtcatgcctggccatgcagtcatgggtgaacagggagtacaggaggggactgagcacgcacccctgaaggggcccgtgttgaggatcagtgtggcagatgtgttgttacctacccttaccacctgggggcggcctgtcaggaagtccaggatccagttgcagagcgaggtgtttagtcccaggatccttagcttagtgatgagctttgagggcactatggtgttgaatgctgagctgtagtcaatgaatagcattctcacgtaggtgttcctcttgtccaggtgggaaagggcagtgtggagtgcaatagagattgcatcatctgtggatctgtttgggcggtatgcaaattggagtgggtgtagggtttccgggataatggtgttgagtgtgagccatgaccagcctttcaaagcacttcatggctacagacgtcagtgctacgggtcggtagtcatttaggcaggttatcttagtgtccttgggcacggggactatggtggtctgcttgaatcatgttggtattacagactcagtcaggggacatgttgaaaatgtcagtgaagacacttgccagttggtcagcacatgctcagagtacacgtcctggtaatccgtctggccctgcggccttgtgaatgttgacctgcttaaaagtcttactcacatcggctactacGTTAGGTTATGGGTTTGGGAACGCTGTCAGCATGGTCACTGCCCTTTAAATACGTCACTCATTGGGCAGATTGGATTATGCTGAGCCGCTGGGCACCGGTCTTTGGCCCGTGACGTGAATAGGCAAAAGCCGTGCAGGAGGAGCGCCTTTCTCAAATTGAACAGTAATCTGTgccgctcggtcatgttgtcgACAAGCCAGCATGGTGCATCGTCCGGAAACATACAACATCTATTTTCCCTTAAATATATGTtataattttcaaactagtttggAAGGCAGATGaagcgtttttatcaaaagcaatcacttttgcatgtgaaaacacagaatcctactccaCGTGCTAATTAGTCACTTTTGTTTCGAGCCGACTTCACCGTGGGATTTGAATGGGGCACCTAGCTCGAATACACCAGCGTTAATAAAAGCACCTATATAATGCTGTGTATGTAACTGATGCTAATAATCATGTCATTACAGTCTCAGAGGGAGATTATTTATTGAAATGTCTAGATTTTTCTTGAAAGTTATTTAATATCTTTCCTTCCAGACCCCCCGCAGCTCACTCTCACTGTCTCTGGAGATGAGGTTCCCCCTGAGCAGCAGCTCTGTGAGGAGGAGTGGAGTGATCAAGAGATCATCGAGTCCATATTCATTTCCCCCTGTGTGGAAAGCGACAGTGCTCAGGACTCACCCGAGCGCTCACAACTTTACCAAACTGGGAACACCCTTCCCACCATTGCAGCAGAACCGATCCAAACAAATCCCGATGAAGAGGACTGATGAAATATCAGAATCAACCGGTGACACTCCCCTCACACAATTAAAAGCCTCTCAAAATAAAGAGAACACGGTTAAAGAAAGGACTAAGCTCTTACATCTGCACTGAGAGCAAGACAACCAGTGAGTTGAAAGCGCCATCGAGGGCTCACACAAGGAAGAGACTCTACAGTTGTACTGAGTGCACAGCAACCTATGACAGACCTTGTCATTTGGAAATCCACAAGAGAATTCACACGGGTGAGAAACCATGACGAGTGCAAAGACTGTGGTAAATGCTTCAACCGCAAGAATAGCCTAACGATGCATGTGCTAactcacacaggggagaaatcgTTCTGCTGCCATGAATGTGGCAAATGCTTTGGTCTAAACACGAGACTGATACTTCACATgaggaacacacacaggggagaagccacACAAGTGCCCTTTCTGTGCCAGATGCTTTACATTTCCAAGTCACTTAAGTCGTCACAAGAAGCTCCACACAGGAGAGCGACCACATCAATGTAATGTCTGTGGGAAATGCTACACACGGAAGGGGAGCACCTGACAGACCATATGACATCCCATACTGGAGCAAAACCACACAGCTGTAAGCAATGTGGCAAATGCTACGCATTGCAGGGAAACCTGAGAGCGCATATGGCGAGTCACACAGGGAATAAGTCATTGTGCAGGTGCGCTGTGTGTGGATTGGGTGTTCTAAATCTAAGTCGCCACATGCAAGAAGTTCACACAGGAGGCAAACAGCATCAGTGCCAAGATTGTAGGGAAGTGCTTCAACCGAAAGGAAAAACTGACAGAGCACATGAGGACTCACACGGGAGAGAAACCGTACCGCTGTCATGATTGTGGCGAATGCTTTAGGCTCAATGTATCCCTGAAGAAACACATGATGACACACACAGCTGCGGCAAGTGCTTTTCCATGAGAGAAGCTATGAGAAGtgaagaggacacacacagggagaaatcTGCTTAGTGCGATGCATGTTTCAGCGATATTGTTCAAATTCAATGTTTTAATGTTCACATTCAATGTTCATAAAGTTTCAATTAATGTTTCAACTGATATTTAATTTCAGAATTTattcagggtcagggtcagggttaagggTTTGTTTAAGGTAAGGGTCAATTTTAGTTTTTTGCTAGTCGGTTTAAGCGTCAGCTGTGTCCTTATAGTCTCTCCCATAATAGGGACATAAAAGCTATTTGTAAAATAGAACAGTGTGTAAAGTGTCGACATGCTTGTACCCTCTACTACATCTCTGGACAGCACATAAGAATCCATTGTGTAAAATGTGTCAGTCAAACAATGAGAGGCTTTTTGTAACTGACACATGTAAGAGAACCTGTGCCCCAGGTAATAACTATTGACTGAACATGTAGAACCCCCACATTGTGACAACTAGTTGGGGGtttgggaggagggagggaagtggGTTCATATGGTCCACAAAAATGTGTATTTCACTtattttgtatatctatgttgccCATTTGTGACTTTAATCTCAAAATGCACATTTACCTGTCTGTACCTTCCGGTCATTGTTGGTGCTTTATGTTGGTATCAATAAAAAAAATGATGAACATGAAAACTCGCATTGCTGTTGTTTCTATATAGCACAAAGCAAGAATTTCGAGCACCCTGAATCCCTGTGATAGAATCTTACTCAGGACATCAGAAACACTGTCTTCCATCAACACTCAGAGGAAATGTTTAGTTTTATGAATGACTGTTGACTTGGGAGCAGAGAGGGAGTTACTCTACTTTTGTGAACTATCTGCACTTCAAAGGTATTTGTTGCAGGGCGCATTGTTCAGTAAATATGTTTTGATTAAAACGAGAATGTTATTATGACAGCCTTTTTTCAGCAAAACTCTGCTCAGGTAGATAAATGTAGTAGATGGAAAAGTGACCATTCATGATCCAGGGCgtaaggtagcctagcggttaagagcgttgggccagtgacCCAAAAGGTCGCtgattcgaatccccgagccgactaggtgaaaaatctgtctgtgcccttgagcaaggcacttaaccctaattgctgctgtaagtcgctgtggataagagtgTACAAAGCAGTGGTTCTCAACCTCCCAGTCattccaaacctctcctcggcAAAGAAATCTTGGACCCCAGTCATTCCATGTATTTGatctattccagagctagcacacctgattcaacttgtcaactaaaatctgttgctgtgcccttgagcaaggcacttaaccctaattgctccaaggGCGCTGTACAATGGttaccctggccgtgaccccactccctgCGGGTGTCTCGGGGGATTTGGTatatgcaaaaaaataaaaatgtattacaCACTGTGTGTAACAGGACAAGTATAAGCACCCCCAAATAATTATTATTCATTATCAAGACCTTGAATAGGTGAATCAAGTGAGCTAGTTCAGAgctacaacaaaattgtgaaaagtctatgggtccccgaggagaggtttggtattttattaggatccccattagctgttgcgaaagcatcagctactcttcctggggtccacacaaaacatgaaacattacataatacagaacagtaatagacaagaacaactcaaggacagaactacatacatttaaatatggcacacgtagcctacatatcaatacatatacaaactatctaggtcaaataggggagaggcgttgtgtcgtgaggtgttgctttatctgtttttttaaaaccatgtttgctgttaatttgagcaataatggctctatataatactgtacgctttcttgaatttgttctggatttggggactgtgaaaagacccctggtggcatgtctggtggggtaagtgtgtgtgtcagagctgtgtctaagttgactatgcaaacaatttggaattttcaaca
This DNA window, taken from Coregonus clupeaformis isolate EN_2021a unplaced genomic scaffold, ASM2061545v1 scaf6598, whole genome shotgun sequence, encodes the following:
- the LOC123491017 gene encoding uncharacterized protein LOC123491017 — encoded protein: MATLAVFKCCLSTELGWFQCAPPVQHQVAVAHFMFSSFQPMNTVSSYSVVLDAVLSGKCCMNESPSTVIPPKMSKLQLLQAFFSDRLTTVAVEISVAAGKAFAEYQDEIFCSKEENQRLQRLLDSVFNPDVKLHKADPPQLTLTVSGDEVPPEQQLCEEEWSDQEIIESIFISPCVESDSAQDSPERSQLYQTGNTLPTIAAEPIQTNPDEED